AGTCCTTCGCGAAGTCCGAGATTAAAGGGCTTAACTACAAAGCGCTTATGTTTACGAGTCTTAGTTACAGGAGCCTTAAGGCCTTGCCTCAGGACATCGTTTACGATCTCCTTAAACGAACGTTCCGGCTCAGCATTCTGGATTCTTCGAAGACCAAACTCAACGTCCTCATCAATGGTCAGCGTCGTTCTCATAATATGAGCATTATACGATATAATCATCCAAGAGACAACATCAAACCATCAGATTATTGATGCCGTGATGTCAAAATGACTCATTGTCCATGCTTCAGGTTTTTAAATTCATCTTTCCCAAACACGCGATCAAGCCATAGGTTCGTTAATTTCTCCTGAACGCTGTTCGCTTTTAGGCGGTCGTTCAGGTTCTTGAAATCGACGAAATCGAGGTGCTGATCCTGGTTAAAGCACGAGAAAACGAAGAATTCTTCGCCGGTGTGCGGGTTGACGTGGCGTTGGAGACACTGTGCGCAGACCTCTTTCATCATGCACTGCATCGGCGAGTTGATCGATCCGATGGCAACGTGGCCTTCTTTCAGGAACGGTTTTAGAACAGTGTGGCGAGCCTCGCGGACGCCGTTCATCATACGGTCGGAGCCGATAGCGATGATACGGTCGATCTCGTGCAGCCTGACGTGCTGTTCGCCCATGTTTCCCTGAGCGTAGGCGACCATCGCTTCGACGATATTGCCGCGGTGATGCGCGTCCTGAGGGCGATGCGGTTCGATGAAATCGCCCGCGTCGGTCGCCCATATCACCTGATCGGTCGCGTTCTCTATCTCTTCGCGTTTGAAAAGGTCCGCGCTGTTTTTATAGCCCGCAAAATAGACGACCTTGTTGTTCTTGGCGCGCAACGCTCTCGCGATCGAGAACAGCACGGCATTGCCCAGTCCGCCGCCTGCCAGCAGAACGGTCTCGTTCTCCGGTATCTCGGTCGGCGTGCCGGTCGGACCCATCACGAGAACTTCCTCGCCCTCTTTCAGAAGCGAACACAGCCGAGACGACGTGCCCATCTCAAGCACGATCATCGAAAGCAGGCCGGCTTCTTCATCGACCCACGCGCCTGTCAGCGCGAGGCCCTCCATCATCAGTCGAGTGCCGTCAACTATCGGTGCCTGCGTTTCAAAATTCTGGAGGCGATAGAATTGCCCCGGCTCGAATTTACGCGCCTGCAGCGGAGCCTTTACGATGACGTCAACAATCGTCGGCGTTAGGCGTTCGACCTTGACGACATACGCACGGAGCTGTTCGTCGAGCTTCGCAGTGAGGTCGCTGAAAGTGTCGGGCCGCAGGCCGCCGGCCTGCATTTCCGAAACAGGCAAGCTGGCAGTCTGCGCCCCGTCAAACAGCTCGACGACCCTCGTATAGCCATGCTTTGCCGATGCCATCGCCTTGACGACGTTGCCGGCATATTGCGGATGGTTGTCGCCGTAGTACGAGATGAATTTGCCGTCGTGTTCATACGATGTGAAAAAGCCCGCCTCGCCTTTCACGGCCTCTTCCAGATGGAATTTGCCGTCGCCGTTCTTCACGGCTTTGAAGGGTTTAAAGAACTGCCGCCATTCGTCGAGCTGGAAAGTTCCCGGCTTTTCCTTTTCGTAGACCACGTTCGGCGAAGTGCCGGCCGCGACACAGACCGTGCGCGCCGGGAATTCGTGTATCTCGCCTGAATTGTTGAATTTACCCGTTTCGGCGTCAAAATTCACTGCCTCGAATTTTATCGCTTTTACCGCGCCGTATTCGTCCGGCACGGCTTCGGTCGGCGACATCAGTTCGACGATGTTTATGCCTTCTTCCAGAGCCTTCTGCACCTCTTCGTGGTTGAGCCTGTATGCAGGGCTGTCCTGCAGCCGCTTGCGGTAAACCAGCGAAACGCCGCCCCATGAACGCACCAGCGACACGAGATCGGGCGATTCGCCCGCGGCCGCAGCACGCGTTTTTTCAGCACGGACGGCATGGCCGTGTTCGAGGAATTCTTTCAGCACGCCGCGTTCTTCTTCGTCGAACGCCGCCATCGCGGCCTCTTCGCCGAATTCTGCAACGACGTCCTCATACTTATCGAGTATCTTTTCGACCTGCACCGGATAATACGCGAAAAGTTCTGTTGCAGTGTCGATGCCGGTCAATCCGCCGCCGATCACAACGGCCGGAAGCCGAACCTGCAGATTCGACAGGGTATCTCGTTTGAATGCACCCGTAAGCTGCAGTGCCATCAGAAAATCCGAAGCCTGCCGAATGCCGCGGATAAGGTTGTTCTTCATCGGAACGATGGTCGGGCGTCCGGCACCCGTTGCGATGGCGATGTGGTCAAATCCGAATTCCCACGCGTCCTCTATCGTCACCGTGCCGCCGAAACGCACGCCGCCGTAGGCACGGAAATTTTTCCGCCGCTGCAGCATGAGCTGCACCATCGTCAGAAAATTTTTGTCCCAGCGGACCGTAATGCCGTATTCCGAAACGCCGCCAAAGCCGGACAATATCCGTTCGTCGAGTTCTTCGGTGATGTCGGAAAGGAGCTTGACCGGTTTCGGACACGTTTGGCCGAGGTTTCCTGTCCATTCCGCGGGCAACGGCTCGATCTTTAGCCCGTCGATGCCGACGACGCCGAAACCTTCATTCACCAGATAATGAGCGAGCGTGTATCCGGCAGGCCCGAGGCCGACGACCATCACATTCTTGCCGTTGTAGGGAAGTGCGTACGGCCGCTTTGCGTTCAGCGGGTTCCAACGCGTCAGCAGGCTGTATATCTCGAAACCGTACGGCAGGTTCAGCACGTCTGTGAGCGACGCCGTCTCTGCAAGAGGTATGTTCACGGGCTCCTGCTTTTGGAAAATGCAGCCCTTCATACAGTCGTTGCAGATACGGTGGCCGGTGCCCGCGCACATAGGATTATCGACTGTGATGATGGCAAGTGAGCCGATCGGGTCGCCCTGCTTTTTGAGCACGTGCATTTCCGAAATGCGCTCGTCCAGCGGGCAGCCTTCCGTCTTGATGCCGAGCGGATTGCGTTTCGCGGTGCCGTCCGGCTCACGTAGGCCCGTCGAACACGCATCCTTTTCGCGCTCGTGACAGATCATGCAGTAATCGATCTCGTACAGAGCGTCGCGCATTGTGCCGCGGTCGTCCGTCAGTTTGAAACCGACGCGGTGGCGAATATCCTCGTCGCGGCCGCGCATTATATTGTGCAGCTTCGGTTCGGGATGTATCAGGTGAACCAGATTTTGATAATCGAGTGCGTGCGGCGTCTTATAAGCGGCCCATTTCTTGTCGCGTTTGATGAAATGCAGTGCAGACCATCGTTCGAGCACCTGAACCGCGGCCTTTACGGTAAGCAGATCGCCTGTTCCGGCTATGTCGATCACGGCAGCCTCGAAAAACGCACCGAAAGGCCGATCCTTCAGCTTTTCATATGCGTCCGCGACGCGCTTTGCAACCGCTTTGGCCTCGGCATCCTCGCCGTCTTTGCCCAAGGCTTCATCGGCGGCCAGCAGTTCGGCTGCCATCGTCGCGACGCCTAGTTCTTCGTCAAAACGCAGAGTGTCGGAGAAGGCCGTGCTGCGAAATTCGCGGATAGCGTCGTCCAGCTTCGTTTCGTCGAGTGCCGAAATGTCCTCCAGCGACTTGTATTTCTTCGCTGCCTGCCGTTGAACGAAGAACTTGTATTTCCAGATCGGGTCTTGCTCATTAATAGCGGCCGCGACGGCGTTTCGCTCTTCTTCTATGTGAAAAAGCCTCGCAACAAATGCCGACAGAAACGGTGCTGCATCGGTCAAAATGTTCGATTCAGCACGGCGCTCGATGCCCTCGCCGCGGTTTTCGATATACTGCCGCAAAGCCCGCCCGAGGTCCGGCTGCTTTAGATCCACCTCCGAGTAAAAGGCCTCGGCAAGTTCTGCCAGTTTCCCGGCGTCAAAGAGGTCCGAATAGCGGAAGCCCTCGATCCCGAGCTCCATATCGTGATCGGTATTGCCAATTTTCGAAAATTCCGCGCTCATAATCATATACTGTTCCTAAAAGGTGCCGCAGAGCAAACCAACAATATACCATTCGGGCGGCATCGAATTAAAGATTCGGAACCCGCTGGCATCACGCGGCGTGGTATCATCGTATGTATCCAAGCGGTAAAATTGCGTGAAATAAGCCTGCGGATGTGTTATAAACAAATTTTGCCTTTATTTCTCAGGAGTTTCCTGAATTAGCTTGGATCATTTGTAGTATGGAAAACGACCAGCGGCTGACGCCACTACCGGTAACCACGGACCTGCAGCCGGCGCAAGTAGATTATCCGTTCAATTATTCGCCGTCTTACGACGATTCTTTCGAGAGTAAGCGTTCGATACGTCAGTATGTGAACGTCGTCATCAAAC
This sequence is a window from Acidobacteriota bacterium. Protein-coding genes within it:
- a CDS encoding DUF2191 domain-containing protein, translating into MRTTLTIDEDVEFGLRRIQNAEPERSFKEIVNDVLRQGLKAPVTKTRKHKRFVVKPFNLGLREGLSYDNIEELLDIVEGPNRR
- a CDS encoding FAD-dependent oxidoreductase, with product MSAEFSKIGNTDHDMELGIEGFRYSDLFDAGKLAELAEAFYSEVDLKQPDLGRALRQYIENRGEGIERRAESNILTDAAPFLSAFVARLFHIEEERNAVAAAINEQDPIWKYKFFVQRQAAKKYKSLEDISALDETKLDDAIREFRSTAFSDTLRFDEELGVATMAAELLAADEALGKDGEDAEAKAVAKRVADAYEKLKDRPFGAFFEAAVIDIAGTGDLLTVKAAVQVLERWSALHFIKRDKKWAAYKTPHALDYQNLVHLIHPEPKLHNIMRGRDEDIRHRVGFKLTDDRGTMRDALYEIDYCMICHEREKDACSTGLREPDGTAKRNPLGIKTEGCPLDERISEMHVLKKQGDPIGSLAIITVDNPMCAGTGHRICNDCMKGCIFQKQEPVNIPLAETASLTDVLNLPYGFEIYSLLTRWNPLNAKRPYALPYNGKNVMVVGLGPAGYTLAHYLVNEGFGVVGIDGLKIEPLPAEWTGNLGQTCPKPVKLLSDITEELDERILSGFGGVSEYGITVRWDKNFLTMVQLMLQRRKNFRAYGGVRFGGTVTIEDAWEFGFDHIAIATGAGRPTIVPMKNNLIRGIRQASDFLMALQLTGAFKRDTLSNLQVRLPAVVIGGGLTGIDTATELFAYYPVQVEKILDKYEDVVAEFGEEAAMAAFDEEERGVLKEFLEHGHAVRAEKTRAAAAGESPDLVSLVRSWGGVSLVYRKRLQDSPAYRLNHEEVQKALEEGINIVELMSPTEAVPDEYGAVKAIKFEAVNFDAETGKFNNSGEIHEFPARTVCVAAGTSPNVVYEKEKPGTFQLDEWRQFFKPFKAVKNGDGKFHLEEAVKGEAGFFTSYEHDGKFISYYGDNHPQYAGNVVKAMASAKHGYTRVVELFDGAQTASLPVSEMQAGGLRPDTFSDLTAKLDEQLRAYVVKVERLTPTIVDVIVKAPLQARKFEPGQFYRLQNFETQAPIVDGTRLMMEGLALTGAWVDEEAGLLSMIVLEMGTSSRLCSLLKEGEEVLVMGPTGTPTEIPENETVLLAGGGLGNAVLFSIARALRAKNNKVVYFAGYKNSADLFKREEIENATDQVIWATDAGDFIEPHRPQDAHHRGNIVEAMVAYAQGNMGEQHVRLHEIDRIIAIGSDRMMNGVREARHTVLKPFLKEGHVAIGSINSPMQCMMKEVCAQCLQRHVNPHTGEEFFVFSCFNQDQHLDFVDFKNLNDRLKANSVQEKLTNLWLDRVFGKDEFKNLKHGQ